One Podarcis muralis chromosome 1, rPodMur119.hap1.1, whole genome shotgun sequence genomic window carries:
- the SPTY2D1 gene encoding protein SPT2 homolog — translation MEFRDILMVASEQQGLSAVPKRYSLAVGPPKKDPKVKGVQSAAVRAFLKRQEEEQRKKVIEEKRRKEELLAKRVELKHDRKARAMASRTKDNFRGYNGIPVEEKPKKRQGRENSSEGNTEGGECMTGDEMEQFEYDQTESEHELEEYEEKPSKAPVKPKAPPKSAPPTLNFRDLLKLAEKKQYEPVEIKVPLKKTEERPMTAEELREREYLERKHKKGVILKEKKVGKEIKQVTISNSSKKEFSQKEVINAKPSKHSADKHSLSKGSLSSQSSTDKKSKGPDLNEKHLKLSSASKPNPSEKAKPAHKVPLKSPSNSSQIKPASNGGGKSGPNSHAPTLKTTANGILRHPSAKEIGLKKTTSQTKPSGVAPSQHEGVKNVSSKQASRNSGAGGPLPRAKSSLSTGPGRPSSSLTVGRGPQGSSSGMGPGRLGSGSGSGQRSSSSSAGLVRPGSNLGVGPSRPGSSSGPVRSGSSQSIGPGRPNSLNAGPARGSNSGLGPGRPNTTSVGTLKPKCTVVSETISSKNLVPRQGSGQMNGMRPFPQQRPRIPPQGFPRPILPPITSKRQYEDDEDEYDSEMEDFIDDEGESQEEISRHIKEIFGYDRARYKDESDYALRYMESSWKEQQKEEAKSLRLGMQEDLEELRREEEELKRKKQAKKLRTR, via the exons ATGGAGTTCCGCGATATCCTGATGGTGGCGTCGGAGCAGCAGGGGCTGAGCGCAGTGCCG AAAAGATACAGTTTGGCAGTAGGCCCTCCCAAGAAGGATCCAAAAGTGAAAGGTGTTCAGTCAGCAGCTGTGAGAGCTTTCCTCAAGCGGCAAGaagaggaacaaaggaaaaaag TCattgaagaaaaaagaagaaaagaagaactcCTTGCTAAACGTGTAGAACTGAAACATGACCGAAAAGCAAGAGCTATGGCTTCACGGACGAAGGACAATTTCCGTGGCTATAATGGCATTCCTGTTGAAGAGAAGCCTAAAAAGAGGCAAGGCCGTGAAAACAGTTCTGAAGGAAACACAGAAGGAGGTGAATGCATGACAGGTGATGAAATGGAGCAATTTGAATATGATCAGACAGAATCGGAGCATGAATTGGAAGAATATGAAGAAAAGCCATCCAAAGCACCAGTGAAACCAAAGGCGCCTCCCAAAAGTGCACCTCCAACATTGAACTTTAGGGACCTTTTAAAGCTGGCTGAAAAGAAACAGTATGAACCAGTTGAAATAAAAGTTCCTCTGAAAAAGACTGAGGAAAGACCCATGACAGCGGAAGAACTGAGAGAGCGAGAATACTTAGAGCGGAAACACAAAAAGGGGGTTATACTAAAAGAGAAAAAagttgggaaagaaataaaacaggTCACTATATCAAATTCTTCCAAGAAGGAATTTTCACAGAAGGAGGTCATAAATGCTAAACCCAGTAAGCATTCAGCGGACAAACATTCCTTGTCGAAAGGAAGCCTTTCCTCTCAAAGTAGTACTGACAAGAAATCAAAGGGACCAGATTTAAATGAAAAGCATTTGAAGTTGTCATCTGCCTCCAAACCCAACCCTTCTGAGAAAGCAAAACCTGCACATAAGGTCCCTTTGAAAAGCCCATCAAACAGCAGTCAAATTAAACCAGCCTCTAATGGGGGTGGGAAATCTGGACCTAACTCTCATGCCCCAACTTTGAAAACGACTGCAAATGGAATTCTCAGGCATCCATCTGCTAAAGAAATTGGTCTGAAAAAAACTACTAGCCAAACAAAACCATCTGGTGTGGCTCCTTCCCAGCATGAAGGTGTTAAAAATGTCAGCTCCAAGCAAGCAAGCCGCAATTCAGGCGCAGGAGGACCTCTTCCACGAGCAAAGAGCAGCTTGAGTACAGGTCCAGGTCGGCCAAGCAGCAGTTTGACTGTCGGACGTGGACCACAGGGCAGTAGTTCAGGCATGGGACCTGGACGATTAGGTAGCGGCTCGGGATCTGGGCAACGAAGCAGCAGCTCAAGTGCGGGACTTGTACGGCCAGGCAGTAACTTAGGTGTGGGACCTAGCAGACCAGGCAGCAGTTCAGGACCAGTGCGTTCTGGAAGTAGTCAAAGCATAGGACCCGGGCGGCCAAATAGTCTAAACGCAGGACCAGCAAGAGGTAGTAACTCAGGATTGGGACCAGGCCGGCCGAACACCACTTCAGTTGGAACTCTGAAACCAAAGTGTACGGTTGTATCAGAAACAAtctcttctaaaaatctggtaccACGACAAGGTAGCGGACAAATGAATGGAATGAGGCCATTTCCACAGCAAAGACCCAGGATCCCCCCACAAG GTTTTCCAAGACCAATTCTTCCACCGATTACTAGTAAAAGGCAATATGAAGACGATGAAGATGAATACGATTCTGAAATGGAGGACTTCATAGATGATGAAGGAGAGTCCCAGGAAGAAATCTCTAGACATATTAAAGAGATATTTGGCTATGATCGGGCTAG ATATAAAGACGAAAGTGATTATGCCTTACGTTACATGGAAAGCAGCTGGAAGGAGCAACAGAAGGAGGAAGCCAAAAG CTTGAGGCTTGGAATGCAGGAAGATCTAGAAGAGCTAAGACGTGAAGAAGAGGAATTGAAACGAAAGAAGCAGGCAAAGAAGCTGAGAACACGTTAA
- the RMP24 gene encoding UPF0711 protein C18orf21 homolog has translation MGRPHYLEDAARQLADTCPAQARFLLWTLSNREDKTQDSVNRVCHYCFQFLLPGNVRVRLMPKKRVTPQIQKLLKREAKGYKLNLKQTKLLKKYKEAKNVLLVTCSACGKTTRHSGKSREGLGRKASAGKSSNKTTSVSHHHSGSNRGTPNSRTSSGQSTPRSSSRTQRNIKDHFAQLKRLLHLEENKKSNKGDLKNFLLSL, from the coding sequence ATGGGCAGGCCGCATTACTTGGAAGATGCAGCACGGCAGCTGGCAGACACTTGCCCTGCCCAAGCACGGTTTTTACTGTGGACACTCAGCAACAGAGAAGACAAAACCCAAGATTCTGTGAACCGAGTGTGTCATTACTGTTTCCAGTTTCTCCTTCCAGGTAATGTTAGGGTACGTCTAATGCCTAAAAAGAGGGTGACTCCACAGATACAAAAACTACTTAAACGGGAAGCAAAGGGCTACAAActcaatttaaaacaaacaaagcttTTGAAGAAGTACAAGGAAGCAAAGAAtgtcctgctggttacctgcagTGCATGTGGGAAAACaacaaggcattctgggaagagTAGAGAAGGTTTGGGCAGAAAGGCATCAGCTGGGAAGTCTTCAAACAAAACCACATCTGTCAGCCACCATCATTCTGGATCCAACAGAGGGACACCCAATTCCAGAACGTCATCTGGTCAATCAACACCTCGTTCTTCCTCCAGGACTCAGAGAAACATCAAAGACCACTTCGCACAGCTGAAAAGACTGCTTCATCTtgaagaaaataagaaaagtaATAAGGGGGACCTCAAAAACTTCTTACTatcactttaa